Proteins encoded in a region of the Streptomyces sp. NBC_00310 genome:
- a CDS encoding DMT family transporter, whose translation MPLASTLRMAVLALLWGSGFLWIKLALNHGLSPLQITVARCALGAGVLLALALAARQRLPRDRRTWGHLLVAAFFCNALPFALFSIGEQTVDSGTAGVLNATTPLWALLLGLLLGTDRPLSPARLTGLLLGFTGVLLIFAPWQRAGLMTGGALALLGAAVSYAVAFAYMGRHLTGRDAPLAVSAAQLLTATGWAGLALPAGGSGGTGADLTALIAVTVLGIFGTGVTFYLNYRLIADEGATSAATVGYLLPVVSVALGSLFLDERVGPRVIAGMVVVLAGVALTRPRRAAKCLTPRRTTPPPHPEPAG comes from the coding sequence ATGCCTCTCGCGTCCACCCTTCGCATGGCCGTCCTCGCCCTCCTCTGGGGCTCCGGCTTCCTCTGGATCAAGCTCGCCCTCAACCACGGCCTGTCGCCGCTCCAGATCACGGTCGCCCGGTGCGCTCTGGGCGCCGGGGTGCTGCTGGCCCTGGCCCTCGCCGCGCGTCAGCGCCTGCCGCGCGACCGGCGGACCTGGGGCCATCTGCTGGTGGCGGCCTTCTTCTGCAACGCCCTGCCCTTCGCGCTCTTCAGCATCGGCGAGCAGACCGTCGACTCGGGCACGGCGGGTGTCCTCAACGCGACGACCCCCCTGTGGGCCCTCCTCCTCGGCCTCCTCCTCGGCACCGACCGCCCCCTCTCCCCCGCGCGCCTCACCGGACTGCTGCTCGGCTTCACCGGAGTCCTGCTGATCTTCGCTCCCTGGCAGCGGGCGGGACTGATGACCGGGGGTGCGCTCGCCCTGCTCGGGGCCGCCGTCAGCTATGCGGTGGCCTTCGCGTACATGGGCCGGCATCTGACGGGGCGCGACGCTCCGCTCGCGGTCTCCGCCGCGCAGCTTCTCACCGCGACGGGGTGGGCGGGCCTGGCGCTGCCCGCCGGGGGCTCTGGCGGGACCGGAGCGGACCTGACCGCGCTGATCGCGGTGACCGTCCTGGGGATCTTCGGAACAGGGGTGACCTTCTACCTCAACTACCGCCTGATCGCGGACGAGGGGGCGACGAGCGCGGCGACGGTCGGCTATCTGCTGCCGGTCGTGTCGGTCGCCCTGGGTTCGCTGTTCCTCGACGAACGGGTCGGGCCCCGGGTGATCGCGGGGATGGTCGTGGTCCTGGCGGGCGTGGCGCTGACCCGCCCCCGGCGGGCGGCGAAGTGCCTCACGCCCCGTAGAACAACTCCTCCACCACACCCCGAGCCCGCCGGGTGA
- a CDS encoding bifunctional [glutamine synthetase] adenylyltransferase/[glutamine synthetase]-adenylyl-L-tyrosine phosphorylase, with the protein MTAPGRRSSTFSRLLRHGFTDPSAAERLLDSAELSGVRNDPVLLDALGATADPNLALLGLVRLLEAQPDRTARQAVLDTLIAAKPLRDRLLGVLGASAALGDHLARHAQDWQALVTYEAQDLHPGVEEFERGLAEATDPVSLRVAYRRCLLSIAARDVCGTTDVAQAAAELADLATATLRAALAIARAAAPEDAAQCRLSVIAMGKCGGHELNYVSDVDVIFVGETADGADEQKAIRAATRLASHMMRICSETTVEGSIWPVDANLRPEGRNGPLVRTLSSHLAYYQRWAKTWEFQALLKARPVAGDLELGEEYVAALEPLVWKAAERENFVPDVQRMRRRVVENIPASEVDRQLKLGPGGLRDVEFAVQLLQLVHGRGDTSLRSGTTLDALGALAAGGYVGRTDAAQLDAAYRFLRSMEHRIQLYRLRRTHLVPEDDNDLRRIGRSLGLRTDPVAELNREWRRHAAVVRRLHEKLFYRPLLDAAAQLAPGETRLSADAARERLVALGYADPAAALRHLEALASGVSRKAAIQRTLLPVLLGWFADSANPDAGLLNFRKVSDALGKTPWYLRLLRDEGAAAENLARVLSAGRLAPDLLMRAPEAVSLLGDGDGVAGGAGGLEPRERAHLEQEILAAVGRADGAQQAVTAARGVRRRELFRTAAMDIVGSYGTEASPVTADQGALVDLVGGAVSDLTAATLAGTLRAVVRDRWGDTLPTRFAVIGMGRFGGHELGYGSDADVLFVHEPREGADEQESARAANAVVSEMRRLLQIPSADPPLLIDADLRPEGKSGPLVRTLKSYEAYYRRWSLGWESQALLRAEPVAGDDELGRRFIDLIDPLRYPADGLGDDAVREIRRLKARMESERMPRGADPTLHTKLGRGGLSDVEWTVQLFQLRHGWRESGLRTTRTREALAAAHAADLVSAENAAILDEAWVLATRVRNAVMLVRGRAGDTFPSDGRELAAVGRYLGYGPGHVGDMLDDYRRITRRARGVVEELFYGA; encoded by the coding sequence ATGACGGCGCCGGGGCGCAGGAGCAGCACCTTTTCGCGACTGCTGCGGCACGGTTTCACCGATCCCAGCGCCGCCGAGCGGCTGCTGGACAGCGCCGAGCTGTCGGGCGTGCGGAACGATCCGGTGCTGCTGGACGCGCTGGGGGCGACCGCCGATCCGAACCTCGCCCTGCTGGGCCTCGTACGGCTGCTGGAGGCGCAGCCGGACCGTACGGCCCGGCAGGCGGTGCTGGACACGTTGATAGCGGCCAAGCCGCTGCGGGACCGGCTGCTGGGGGTGCTCGGCGCGTCCGCCGCGCTCGGCGACCATCTGGCCCGGCACGCGCAGGACTGGCAGGCGCTCGTGACGTACGAGGCGCAGGACCTGCATCCGGGCGTCGAGGAGTTCGAGCGGGGGCTCGCGGAGGCCACCGACCCCGTCTCGCTGCGCGTCGCGTACCGCCGCTGTCTGCTCTCCATCGCCGCCCGTGACGTCTGCGGGACGACCGACGTCGCCCAGGCCGCGGCAGAACTCGCCGACCTCGCCACCGCCACGCTCCGTGCCGCCCTCGCGATCGCCCGCGCCGCCGCGCCGGAGGACGCGGCGCAGTGCCGGCTCTCGGTGATCGCGATGGGCAAGTGCGGCGGCCACGAGCTGAACTACGTCTCCGACGTCGACGTCATCTTCGTCGGGGAGACCGCGGACGGCGCCGACGAGCAGAAGGCGATCCGGGCCGCCACCCGTCTCGCCTCGCACATGATGCGGATCTGCTCCGAGACGACGGTCGAGGGCAGCATCTGGCCCGTCGACGCGAATCTGCGCCCGGAGGGGCGCAACGGCCCGCTCGTCCGCACGCTCAGCAGCCACCTCGCGTACTACCAGCGGTGGGCGAAGACCTGGGAGTTCCAGGCGCTGCTCAAGGCCCGGCCGGTCGCGGGGGACCTCGAACTCGGCGAGGAGTACGTCGCCGCGCTCGAACCGCTCGTCTGGAAGGCGGCCGAGCGGGAGAACTTCGTCCCCGACGTGCAGCGCATGCGGCGCCGGGTCGTGGAGAACATCCCGGCCTCCGAGGTCGACCGTCAACTCAAGCTCGGGCCGGGTGGGTTGAGGGACGTCGAGTTCGCCGTGCAACTGCTTCAGCTGGTGCACGGGCGCGGCGACACCTCGCTGCGCAGCGGGACCACGCTCGACGCGCTGGGCGCGCTCGCCGCCGGCGGGTACGTGGGACGGACGGACGCGGCCCAACTCGACGCCGCGTACCGCTTCCTGCGGTCCATGGAACACCGCATCCAGCTCTACCGCCTGCGCCGCACCCACCTCGTGCCCGAGGACGACAACGACCTGCGGCGCATCGGCCGTTCACTCGGGCTGCGCACCGATCCGGTCGCCGAGCTGAACCGCGAGTGGCGCCGCCACGCGGCGGTCGTACGGCGTCTGCACGAGAAACTCTTCTACCGCCCGCTCCTCGACGCGGCCGCCCAACTCGCCCCCGGTGAAACCAGGTTGAGCGCCGACGCGGCCCGCGAGCGCCTCGTCGCCCTCGGCTACGCGGATCCGGCCGCCGCCCTCCGTCACCTGGAGGCCCTGGCCTCCGGTGTCTCGCGCAAGGCGGCCATCCAACGCACCCTTCTGCCCGTCCTGTTGGGCTGGTTCGCGGACTCCGCCAACCCCGACGCCGGACTCCTCAACTTCCGCAAGGTCTCGGACGCCCTCGGCAAAACCCCTTGGTACCTACGGCTGTTGCGTGACGAAGGCGCCGCCGCGGAGAACCTGGCGCGCGTGCTCTCCGCCGGGCGCCTGGCCCCCGACCTCCTCATGCGCGCCCCCGAGGCCGTCTCCCTCCTCGGCGACGGGGACGGTGTCGCCGGTGGCGCCGGAGGGCTCGAACCCCGCGAACGCGCCCACCTGGAACAGGAGATCCTCGCCGCCGTGGGCCGCGCCGACGGCGCCCAGCAGGCCGTCACGGCCGCGCGTGGCGTCCGCCGCCGCGAACTCTTCCGTACGGCCGCCATGGACATCGTCGGTTCGTACGGCACCGAGGCGTCCCCGGTGACCGCCGACCAGGGCGCCCTCGTCGACCTGGTGGGCGGCGCGGTCTCCGACCTCACGGCCGCGACCCTCGCGGGCACCCTGCGGGCCGTGGTCCGCGACCGGTGGGGCGACACCCTCCCCACCCGCTTCGCCGTCATCGGCATGGGCCGCTTCGGCGGCCACGAACTGGGCTACGGCTCCGACGCCGACGTCCTGTTCGTGCACGAGCCGAGGGAGGGCGCCGACGAACAGGAGTCGGCCCGCGCCGCGAACGCGGTCGTCTCCGAGATGCGCCGCCTGCTCCAGATCCCGAGCGCCGACCCGCCCCTCCTCATCGACGCGGACCTCCGGCCCGAGGGCAAGTCCGGGCCCCTCGTACGGACGCTGAAGTCGTACGAGGCCTACTACCGCCGCTGGTCCCTGGGATGGGAGTCGCAGGCCCTGCTGCGCGCCGAACCCGTCGCCGGGGACGATGAGTTGGGCCGCCGTTTCATCGACCTCATCGATCCGCTCCGCTATCCGGCGGACGGACTCGGCGACGACGCCGTACGCGAGATCCGGCGCCTGAAGGCCCGTATGGAGTCGGAGCGCATGCCACGCGGCGCCGACCCGACCCTCCACACCAAGCTCGGACGCGGCGGGCTGTCCGATGTCGAATGGACCGTCCAGCTCTTCCAACTCCGGCACGGCTGGCGCGAGTCGGGCCTCCGCACGACCCGCACCCGCGAGGCCCTGGCCGCAGCGCACGCGGCCGACCTGGTGAGCGCGGAGAACGCGGCCATACTGGACGAGGCCTGGGTCCTGGCCACCCGCGTACGCAACGCCGTGATGCTCGTACGAGGCCGGGCCGGCGACACGTTCCCCTCCGACGGCCGCGAACTCGCCGCCGTGGGCCGGTACTTGGGGTACGGCCCCGGACATGTGGGCGACATGCTCGACGACTACCGCCGGATCACCCGGCGGGCTCGGGGTGTGGTGGAGGAGTTGTTCTACGGGGCGTGA
- a CDS encoding pyridoxamine 5'-phosphate oxidase family protein has protein sequence MANTSSPQTRLDPRYSDPAADAIPWPEAEARLSDAELFWISTVRPDGRPHVTPLPAVWSEGALHFCTGPDERKAKNLAANPQVVLTTGTNTWDRGYDLVVEGEAVRVSDDGRLRELAAAWEAKYGSFWHFEVRDGCFQHGAGRAFVFSVAPGTVFGFGKGEPFSQTRWRFG, from the coding sequence ATGGCGAACACCAGTTCCCCGCAGACCCGGCTCGACCCCCGCTACAGCGATCCGGCCGCCGACGCGATCCCCTGGCCGGAGGCCGAGGCGCGGCTGTCCGACGCCGAGCTGTTCTGGATCTCGACGGTGCGGCCGGACGGGCGGCCGCATGTGACGCCGTTGCCCGCGGTGTGGTCGGAGGGGGCGCTGCACTTCTGTACGGGACCTGATGAGCGGAAGGCGAAGAACCTCGCGGCGAACCCGCAGGTCGTGCTGACGACCGGCACGAACACCTGGGACAGGGGCTACGACCTGGTGGTGGAGGGAGAGGCCGTACGCGTGTCGGATGACGGTCGGCTACGGGAACTGGCCGCCGCGTGGGAGGCGAAGTACGGCAGTTTCTGGCACTTCGAGGTGCGGGACGGGTGTTTTCAGCACGGTGCGGGGCGGGCTTTCGTGTTCTCGGTGGCGCCAGGCACGGTTTTCGGCTTCGGTAAGGGGGAGCCGTTCAGCCAGACGCGGTGGCGGTTCGGCTGA
- a CDS encoding VOC family protein produces the protein MQYTLEVIPLPVSDIDRARDFYRDKVGFHVDIDQEVMPGMRIVQLTPPGSGCSVALGDAIWDMAQGPKPAPGSYQGLQLCVADIKAAHAELLERGLDVSEPVQYAPDDGATFMYFKDPDGNGWAIQEYRRRVAEPLHQVLADLAKQR, from the coding sequence ATGCAGTACACGCTCGAAGTGATTCCGCTGCCCGTGAGCGACATCGACCGGGCCCGGGACTTCTACCGGGACAAGGTCGGTTTCCATGTCGACATCGACCAGGAGGTCATGCCGGGCATGCGGATCGTCCAGCTGACTCCCCCGGGCTCCGGCTGTTCGGTCGCCCTGGGTGACGCCATCTGGGACATGGCCCAGGGCCCCAAGCCGGCCCCCGGCTCGTACCAGGGCCTCCAGCTCTGCGTCGCCGACATCAAGGCCGCCCACGCCGAACTCCTCGAACGCGGCCTCGACGTCTCCGAACCCGTCCAGTACGCCCCCGACGACGGCGCCACCTTCATGTACTTCAAGGACCCGGACGGCAACGGCTGGGCGATCCAGGAGTACCGGCGCAGGGTCGCGGAGCCGCTGCACCAGGTCCTGGCGGACCTGGCGAAGCAGCGGTAG
- a CDS encoding DUF4291 domain-containing protein: protein MAPQYEIRADYDARTIVVYQAYPPAIADAALRAGRFVEPFSFRRMTWIKPSFLWLMHRSNWARKPGQERVLAVRITREGWEEALSQAVLTTADPAAVARAAVHVQWDPERSARGAALNHYSIQVGIGRHLIRTFTDDWTVGLTDLTPHVRKAAELMRTGRTDRAQRLFPAERVYPLPPALDCLRTAR, encoded by the coding sequence ATGGCGCCCCAGTACGAGATCCGTGCCGACTACGACGCTCGCACGATCGTGGTCTATCAGGCGTACCCGCCTGCCATCGCCGACGCGGCGCTGCGGGCCGGCCGCTTCGTCGAGCCGTTCTCGTTCCGTCGGATGACGTGGATCAAGCCGTCGTTCCTGTGGTTGATGCACCGCAGCAACTGGGCCCGCAAGCCCGGCCAGGAGCGGGTGCTGGCGGTGCGGATCACTCGGGAGGGCTGGGAGGAGGCGCTGTCGCAGGCCGTGCTGACGACGGCGGACCCGGCGGCCGTGGCCCGGGCCGCCGTCCACGTCCAGTGGGACCCGGAGCGCTCGGCGCGTGGGGCCGCGCTGAACCACTACAGCATCCAGGTCGGCATCGGCCGCCACCTGATCCGGACCTTCACCGACGACTGGACCGTCGGCCTCACCGACCTCACCCCCCACGTCCGCAAGGCCGCGGAACTGATGCGGACCGGCCGGACCGACAGGGCCCAGCGCCTGTTCCCCGCCGAGCGCGTCTACCCATTGCCCCCGGCACTGGACTGCCTACGCACTGCGCGATGA